Genomic segment of Drosophila takahashii strain IR98-3 E-12201 chromosome X, DtakHiC1v2, whole genome shotgun sequence:
tgttctcaaaagaaatcaaaaaaaatctggaaaattcaaaaaattcataaaaattatttattcaattcgaaatgaattagaaaaacattcaatttatttcacatagaattgaattaaacaaatcagaaatttcatggctaaattgaatgattcacgcagggctctaattctaactttaattttaattttatctataactattttttttatctaactttaactttaattttaaaatttataattactaaaaaaatacacaactTCTTGTACGttctaattttttgtttttcaaataattacaccataaatttttgaattgtaataaaaatgttttcttatgtttgtttgcttttaagattttataatgTTAGTGAGTAAGACAAAATGACTAATGTAAACATATTGTACCCAAAGTGACTGGTGCCCTGTAGCACTgggataaaaccaaaaaaaataaattaaattaaaatgtagagATTAGATGGCGTGGGCATCTGAGGCATCTCCTTTTCCTTACCCCATTTTGGCGCAGCAGCAGTATGAGCAGGTGCCACATGAGCGCATGCGAGGCACGGTACTTGACCACGCTGCCCTGCGGACTCTTCTGGGTGGCATAGAGCACGGTGCAGCCCTTGGTGGGTCCCAGTCGGATCTGTTCCTTGCAGAAGCTGATGATCTTGTCCTTGTGCAGCTTGCGGCCCTGCAGGGGACCCGGATACATGCGCAGCAGGCTGCTCGTTCCGTCGCGGATGCGCGGCGGCGCCACCTCCACATCGTTGCGCAAACGCCCGCGGCCGGCGTACTTGGGCTTCACCTTCAGCAGCAGACTCATCGCGTACGAGGCCACCAAATGGGGCCGGTTGAACTGCAGGGGCGTGCGTCGGCGCGGCGGACGAGCCACCGCGGTGGTGGTCACCGTTCCAGCGGTGGCCAATCCACCGTAGGTCGATGGTGCCGCTTCGGCAGCAGCTCTGCGGTGGATAACAAGAACACAGGCTTTAGTACAATCGCTTGGATAGTCCGTGGGgaagcaataaaaaatatcatgcAAAATCGAAAGGGGGATTGGGAGTTTCGAGAGATCAGAGATCGGGTTAGGGAAGTATATAGAGTGGAGTGGGGAAAAAATAATCCATCAGTCGAGTAGATTTCAACAGTTCCCGCTGCATGCCACTTAAAGGAAAGATTTCGACAGGCCCTCTCAAAACCCaagcataaatattattataaatattataatacttCGTTCAGCCTAAAAAATcctattgcatttttttctacCGCACCTGACCTTTAAAAAGgttcttaaaacttttttgcagAATTTAGGAGATTATATGAAATTTACTAACtattcattaatttaaaagctaaggtttctttggatttttgtGATGACTTGATCAGTGATCAATTCAGATAACTGGATTTTTGTTCATACAAGAAccaataaaacttttaatataaatatataccgaataataataaattgataaatattttttatatcaaataaatatagaatTAAGTTTCCTGAACCCAACCATCCAAAAATGAGACAGAGACAGAAATCGAGAGATGATCTCAGGGACAAAGCGAAAAACGATTTTCCAAAGCAGCAGAAGTGTGAGTGCGACAGAGAAGGCGAAAGTGGGTGAGAGGGAcaggtgtttttgtttataattttgcCTAGGCAGCGCAAAGCTTCGcgggagagaaagagagaaagcACGACAGAAAGCTAGAAAGTGGGATTTAGTTTTTGATGGACAGCAGAATTTATCAGATTGATTTTTCAGTATTACTTGATATTtgttgtatacccttgcagaattattttaatttagtaatTTACTGGTAATTTTGGTTATAATAGTCATAAAAAGAAGATTTTGGttccaattaattaatttagttttttttggacAAAGATATTTAACACTTTTGCTTATAATCGAACTGtaattgtatatttaatattttcaactgaacttttatataatataaggacattttgtacgtttttttttgattggttAATTATTGGTTTtaactgcaagggtatatttAAACTTTGGCTTGCCAAAGTTAAAGTCTTTTTGGTTGGCTTGGCactcttttcttgttttttttggtattttttgacCACCTGATATCGAGACCGCACTCGGAACCAGCGTAATACGGTCCGCATCGGGAATTGCGTCCATCGCCGTTTAAATTGCTCAACGAGCGGGCACTGGAGAGCGAAGGATATGGATGGTATTGGTTATAGATGGATCCTCCTCGTGATCCGTAAAAACTGGCATTATCCTCCGTAATGTTAAAACTCGAGTTTAGCGGATCCTCCctgtgatgttgctgttgttgttgttgttgttgttgctggtagATCAGCTCTTTGTATTGTTGGCGATGGAATTCATTGGCTTGGGTTATGTATGCGTGTGTATACCtgtattgtatatatatgtaaaggTGGGAAGTTGGGCAGATAGCACaattgatgttgttgttgttgttgttcgttTTTTTGGTTgtgcattttgttgttgttgttggttagAGACGAAAACAGTTTTGCGGttatttacaaatttccaTTAGTTTCTTATTGGGttttgttgtgtgtttttgtttttctaattagTAAAACACGTACACAACGAACGACAGACGGGGGGGAACAAATTGGAAGTGGAACATGATATATGGTTGGGATGGTGGAATCCAATTGGAGTATGTAACATGTACTGGGTAACGGTGACAACGCAAGGGAAAGAGAAAGCTGCAAGAGGGCGGGCGGgcgagcgagcgagacagACCTCGTTTCTAATCACTAACTACAAAAAAAGCATTTTAGTTTAGTTGATTAGATTAAGTAGCCCAAGTCCAACCTCAACATTTAAGGGGCGGGGTCAGGGTTTAAACAGGAGGGACAGGGTTGGGGTATGGTCCCATTATTAGGTTAGACAAACTAAATTAATCATTAGTTTTTTAGTTAGCAAACAGCAAACTAAGGTAAAAGAGTAAGAGAAAACCGAAAGCTACTTCAAGATCAACACACTTAGAGCCAGGGTAAAAGGTTCAGGCTAGAGGTTAAGGTAGAAGTTAACCGGGGGTTAAACAAAACTATAGGAACGGTGGCAAAGGAACACGATTTCGGATCAGCCGAATCTATGGATCCTTGCGGAAACTTGCAGAGATTTTGGAGCTtacttttaactattttaacgCTTGAATAACAACAGGCTATCTacgtaatttatttaatcttttttttttaagtgcctgAAATTTATGGATCATTAAAAAGGGATTTAACACGCTGAAGTCATGAGTCAAGTTACGTCACTTTGGAATTTGTGGGAGGAAAAAGGTTttgaaaagaataaaaaaaaattttgaatttattttaaacactaAACTTTTAATATATGGGTTTTGCAAGTAAAGTTCGCCGTTATAACAATGAATCttaatttaaatcttaaaagcaaatttttattttggcaacTTGGTGTgataacataaaatattatttcaaaatgGTTCAGTATTCAAGCTAACTGCTTTTGACAACCGAAAGCCATTGCAAAACCCATTAAAAAAACCTCTCAAAAGTCTCTGCAAGTCTATACGAAATTCTCTAGAGGACTTTAACGAGAAAACTTGAAcataaacgaaaaaaaaactaggcTGGGCAGTTGGATAACTAACCTTTCTCGCTCCCTCAGCAGGGCGGCTTCACTGCTCCCGCTGACACTGCCTCCGcttgcggcggcggcggcggccaccAACTGGGCGGCACTCACCGGAACAGCGCCGGGCACCAAGCCAGgaatcgctgctgctgctgctgctgcgccgccAGGAACTCCGGACTTCGAGGCAGCCGCCGAGACAGCGGCCGCCGTCATCGAGTTGATCATCTGGCCGTAGAACTTGGCGTACATATCGGCATAGGCATGCGGATTGCGCGACATCTGCTCGTACATGGAGTACGAATCGTAGGCACCGCCATACTGATCATACTGATTGCGACGCTTGCCGGAACCGGAACCACCTCCTCCgctgccaccgccgccgccgccgctggtgTTGCCTCCGTTGATGCGCTCCTTCTCGAGATCACTGTTGCGCGAGCTCTTCCGGCGGTACTCCTCGTAGCCACCGTCCCAGTTCCGCAGATCCTGGTGACGTCGGCGACCCTCCTCTGGGCGGCCACTGCGTCCCTGATTCTCGTAGCTCCGTCGTCCGCCCGACGATCGCGATTTGTCGGCCGACGATGGCTGTTTGTTGGAGCGTCTGGAGTATTGACGATCGTGATCACGATCGCGTTCCGGTTCGTAGTAGTCGAACGACGGCTCCTCGGCGGCGCTGCGTCGCTGGCTGCGGCCGGTTTTACTGCTCCGGCCACCACCTCCTCTTCCCTCAGTGCCTCCGCCATCGAGTTCTCCCTCGCCGAGATGATTGATCTCGGGATTATCCGATTCGCCGTcgtagttgctgttgttgtagcGACGCGAATGATCGTACGAACGCTCCTGATCCTCGCCGCCACTGTGATACTTATTCGAGCGTCGCCGCCAGTGCCGCTCACGCTCCCTATCCCGTTCCCGCTCCCTTTCCCTTTCCCGCTCGGCCTTCGGTTCCGCTGGATGGCGACGCGATCGCGTCGAGTCGTGATTGTTGCTCCGCCTGTGCTGCGTTTCCCTCAGCGATTTGGTCTCGTGGTGGGCAGCACCGCGTACCGAGTCCTCCGTTTCGCCATCGTAGGTGTAGTGACCATGGCTGCGTCCGCGGCCCTGCCGCTCGTCCATCAGATCCCGGCGCTCGCGCTCCCGATCGCGCTCCCTTTCGCTCTGCAGGAACTCATCCGACTCGTCCTCGGACTCCAGATCCAGCGAGGCATTCGCGCGACGTCCCCCCGCCGCCGCCCGCTTCTTCTCCTGCtgttgcggctgctgctgctgtagaAGAGGTAGCTGCGGTTGCTGTGGTTGCTGTGGTTGCGGGGTGACTGCCTGCGGCGGTTGGTTGATGTGATGCAGCTGCAGCTCCGGCTCATCGGGCTGAATATTGTGATGTACCGACAATGTCGGGGGAAGTTCGGCCAGCGCTGGTGGCGGAATGGCTTCGCGATCCTCCAGATTCTCACCATCCAGCACCTGCTCCCTCAACGATGGTGCGTTCGTCTCCACGCCCGTGACGACGCGACGCGGTGGCGTCTGTATATTGCGCACTTGCTGCCCGCCGTCGTCCGAGGTGTCCTCGCCGTCCGCCTGACGCTCCTGCATGTGCAGGGCAGCCGCCTGGGCGACATCGAGCGCCGGCTGCTCCGTGGCGCCGGTGACCaggcgctgctgctgcgagtCCAGCTCCGGCTGGCCCAGAACCAGACGGGACAAGCCCGGTGGCGGCAGCAGACCCGCATCCTGATCCGCCTCGCCCTCGCCCAGCTGCTCGGACAGGTGACTCGTCTGCAGGTACTGCGCCCGCTCGTCATTAGGGGCGGACAACACCTCCTGGTTGTCCACCGCTGGCTGAGCGTACAGCGATGCGGTTGCTGCAGGAATTGGGGCACCTGGTGAAGCCTCAACAGGTGGTGCCGCCAGCAAGTTGAAGCCATCGCCATGGGCCTCCCCGGGAGGCGGGGCAACTGGAGGAGCTAATGGCGCTACAGCCGGTGCTGGTGGTGAAGGAGCTCCGCCCGCCGGACTGGCCATTATGTTCACTCGCTTATTGAGGCCCGCGGAGCGCTTGAAGGGATTGCCAGCCGCTGGAGTCAAGCTGGGCGGCAGTGCAGCCGGTGGTGCAATGCCAGCGGCGTCCGTTGGTGGTGCTACCACGCCGGCAAGAGGCGCTGGAGGAGCTACCCCGCCGGCAAGAGGCGCTGGAGGAGCTACCACAGCAAATGGTGGTGCAGCAAACGCAGAAAGTGATGTTGGTGGCTGGTTTTGGAAAGCCTGGGGCGGCACAATGGCATCCAGTTCGGGTTCCTGACCAACCTCCGGCTGCTGAGGCAATGATGCTGCCTGCTGATCCGTTGGAGGCGGCAGCTCCACATTGTTATTGACACTATTGCCGGTGGCAAAGGCTTGCCAACTGCCTGGCGAGGACTGGACATTGAAGGAGTCCTCGAGCAGTTGCCCCGATGGCTCCAGCAAGGCCTCGTTGCTAAggctattattgttgttgctattgtCGTTCCAATCGCCCCAATCACCCcagccacctcctcctcctcctccgccgctaTTATTGTTGTCAAACGAGTCCAGAGCGGGTTCCGCTGGAGCCGGGACTTGTGGCTGCTGGTGAGTGGGATAATACAGTTGCTGCTGGATattatgttgctgctgcgtaGGCTGttgtggctgctgttgctgcagtggcagttgctgctgttgctgctgcagtggcagttgctgctgctgtcctgCAAAGTAGTTATTGTAGTTCagcgactgctgctgctgctgctgatcctCCGGCCAGTAAtttggctgctgttgctggaaCATTTGGCTGGCGTAgagctgctgatgctgctgatgctgctgctgtgcaggatgaggttgctgctgctgctgctgctgttggggcgttgcatgttgctgcggggcctgttgctgctgctgctgctgctgctgatgcggTGGCAGCCAGGGCGCATTGTTGTGCAACATGTTGGATCTTTAAGAAGGGAAACAAAAcacatattaaaattaattaaaaaggcaATGGATCATTTGAGTGGAACATAAAAGCCTACTAATTCTAACAATTCCTACTCCTTTCCTGAAAtatcaccaaaaaagtttcttCATTATGTCCTTAATGATTACCTCGCTTTATAAATATCTTTTCATGtttaaatgtacatatatttctTGTAAAACGAGATTACTAAGCCAACAATCTTAATTTCATAAGTGTACATGTCTATTTCAATTCTCTTgggttttttcttaaatgaaaaaaaatcttaaagacAAAATTCTTCTTAAAATtctcttctgtttttttaatttttctaatatgTTTCGATCTAGAAataagatacatttttaaaatcccaagtaaaatgcctttttaaaaaagcggaaacttttttttaaaattaaagttctaTAAGTGTTTTTTGAGATTATTAAGTTTAAGGTTTTcctatatttgtaatattaccAAGGGTCTTTTATATATCTCAAAACTTGTGTTGTCCTTAAAAGAGCTTTATATATCAGTACCATTGGGCTACCCTTAGATACTTTAAAGGTTTTTAGGTGTTATAAGGATTTTCCCCGAGGAGTTCGCAGGTGGTGGGTGCTGGATTTTGTGGGGCAGTTCAATGAACCAAACCAGTTTTGATGGAAAATTACCCGTTTGAACTGATTTTTCCTCAATTCCTGTTAAGGATCGTAAATAGCGGTGGAAGGCACGCAAAcgaatttttaacaatatggaatatatatatattattatcaaGCCACAATGAGCGTAAAATCAAAAGTTAAAAGTTTACGTGGACGTTTGCcatatatgtacgtatgtGTTTGTATGTACGTTCGTTTTGTTACCACCGTTTCGCTCTCttactgttgttgtttttgttctcTTGACGCAGCAGGTTTTTTTCGCTGCACTGCActgtttttttacctttttccaAGCCACTGATAATTTTAACACTTAATTTTTCGTAAACTGGCCCTagaatatattttgaacttgCGTATTTTCCTcctgtttttcttcttttctgcTTTGCAAGTCAAAAGTGAAAACACTCTCTGGGGGAAAAAATTGGAGCAGTggtggagagagagagagagagagagggagagagctcTTCCTCTCGGCAAAAAAGAACCAAACGCAGGGTTGCAATCCGGTGTTCCCGTGCAAAAGTTGACCACACAATTATTTTTACTGgccataataaaagaaaaacacttgGCAGTTGTCTTTGTCAATTTATgtttcttataaaaataaaacacacacaattatTACGAGAGagccagcacacacacacgcacccaggctcacacacacactcactctgTCCCTTTCCTTTTCTTCTAATTAGCTTACGCTGCCCACTGACTTACACAAATCGCTCGTTTATTTACACGCACTTGGTACTGTCCTCTGGCAGTTGACTAAACAATACATTTACTTGTTGGCTGATTGCTAAAGCAGTCGTCTTGGCttttaaacaattaactttggaattttttcgaTCCGAACACAGCAAATCTCCCAAATGCCAACTCGACTTTCGTGTAGGGATGtgaaaaatataccaaaatatcaatatatcgatatttttggaataaaaataaatatttatatcgtgAATATGTGGAATAtcgctattattttaaatatattttttatatttcaaaaatcgaACTAATCTGAAACGaagtttcaaaaattaataataatttatgaattatattaaatattataataaaatgcaGGAAAAAAAGCGAAACTAAAACCGTAATACTCCAGGAACATTAACTATTTGCTGAAATTTCAGCTTGACATTTTTTGTAGCTTGTATACCAGgccctattttttaaatttgttgtgaaAAAAACTGTAATATTGGgcttaaaaacgttttaaattgatttaatttacaataaaccttaagttaattttataaaaaatgtaaatatactTCCATCTACCTAGATTTTTATattctgtttttaaaaatgaatttgttttgtcaatttataaataagagttttaaaatgcgtagtttttattataagttAACGGAACTCAAGGCGTttcaaaagatttttttgCCATCAAATCGGGAATCCCCTTACTAGCAAATATCGATATTTGTACGCCTGCCTATCGCTGGACAcacgtgtgcgtgtgtgtgtgtgtgtgtgcctatCGCCAGCTGATGCCTTAGCGCTTGCGTATTTTGTTGATATTTGCAAGCCACGCGAGACGAGAAGAGATGCTGCGCCTACTCGTGTCCAACTGCGGCAGGAGCAGCGACTTGTACAGGTAGGATGCACCACGCGGAGTCGCCGGCTGGCAGGGCCGATTCCCGGGTAGCCAGCAGCTGGTGAGGAGCATAACAACACTCCCCCCTTGGCCCTCACTCCGGTTATGTCATCAATCGCAAATAGCCAATCGCCAACTTATCATTAACCGCCCTTTTCTTTGCCATAGTCGCCACCTACTGCAGCCCTCGCAGCAGCCACTGCCACGCCTCCAGAACGCCGCCCGCCTGATGCGACAACATTTGCGCGGGACGAACGCCAAGGGAGccccgcatccgcatccgcatctgcCCACGCCCCCGTCCCCGCCCACAAGCGCCAGCCGCCTGCTACACACGACACGCCTCCTTCTTTGGGGCGGCGGAAGTCTGGCCATCGGCCTGGGCGCCCGCTCCTGGTGGGCGGGGCACCGCGGGGCGATTGTCCACTGCGAGGGAAGCCGGCTGGCCGTTCGCAAGgagccggaggaggaggagggaacGGCCGAGGAGCAGCACTTCGACTGGCGGCGACTGTGGGCCTACCTGGAGCCACATCTCTGGGAGCTCATCGGGGCCATATGCGTGAGTAGGCTAGTGTGCGGCAGGAGGGCAAGGATCAATAGGAGAATCTAGTCCAAAGACCCTTTAAAATTCTAAGAATATTATTCGCCAGGGTATCAAGAAGTTGGGAATCCACAGAGATACTAAATCCTAGGCCAAAGTTCATATTTCAGTGCCCTATATCAAGATAGAAAGCCTTTATATGGTATAATATGATACAAAATGATATGTGCATAGTGGTATATGATCCAAAATATGAGAAATAGAGGAATTAAGATCCAAAAGCTGAGatctaatatattttctttccaTTTCCAAAGTTTCTAGTGTTTTACCTACATATCTTCAGTATGAACTTCTtggatattcattaaaaaaacagGGCAGTCCAAATATTagtgttttttataaagaaactGAGatctaatatattttctttccaTTTGCAAAGTTTCTAGTGTTTTACCTACATATCTTCAGTATGAACTTCTTGAATATTCATTACAAAAGACCAGGGCAGTCCAAATATTagtgttttttataaagaaaccAGAGTAAACTCCATAGGAATCCATAAATACATCAATGACTTACTCATGTAACTCGCACCTTTTCTTACAGGCAGCCCTGATAGTCGCTTACATCAACATCCGCATCCCAAACCTGCTCGGCGACCTGGTCAACACACTGGCGCGATATGCCAACACATATGTGACGGACCCGATCAACAACTCGTTCGTGAAGGACGTGAGCAAGCCGGCCGGCAATCTGCTGAGCCTGTACATGCTGCAGTCGGGATTCACCTTCATGTACATCTACCTGTTGAGTCGCGTCGGCGAGCAGATGGCGGCCAAGATGCGGCAGGATCTGTTCACGCAGATCGTCGTCCAGGACATTGCCTTCTTCGATGAGAATCGAACGGGTGAGCTGGTCAACCGGCTGACCGCCGATGTGCAGGACTTCAAGACCTCGTTCAAGCAGTTCGTGGCCCAGGGACTGCGCAGTGCTGCCCAGCTAATCGGCGGCAGCATATCGCTCTTCATGATTTCCCCGCACATGGCAGCCATTGCGCTGGCCAGTGTCCCCTGCGTGGTGATGTTCATGACGTATTTGGGCAGGAAACTGCGCTCGCTGAGCAAGAGTTCGCAGGCGCAGGCGGAACGGGCGACGGGCGTTTGCGAGGAGGCCCTCTCGAACATCCGAACGGTGCGCTCCAGTGCCTGTGAGTACCGCGAGATGCAGCTGTTCGAGGCGGAGACCAATGAGGCGGCCCGCCTGGCGCAGGAACTCGGCTACGGCATCGCCATCTTCCAGGGCCTGACCAACTTCTTCCTCAACACACTGGTCCTGTCCACGCTCTTCATGGGCGGCCACCTCATGTCCACGGAGAGCCTGTCGCCGGGCGCCCTGATGGCCTTCCTGGTGGCCTCACAGGGCGTCCAGCGATCCCTGGCCCAGGGCTCCATCCTGCTGGGCACCATGATCAGGGGCATGACCGCTGGCAGCCGGGTGTTCGAGTTCCTCTCGCTGCAGCCGCAGGTGGAGCTGCTGCGCGGCTACATCATCCCGCAGGAGCGGCTGCACGGCGAGATTCGGTTCGAGAACGTCTCCTTCGCATATCCCATGCGGCCGGATCATGTGAGTACTCAAGTCCTTGAAAATCAGGCCCTTTTTTATGTAATACTTACCAACTTCTTATCGCTTCCGCAAGCAGATAACCAATTCATAACCGCCACAAACATTTATGTCTAATATATATGACTAAGTGATAAAAAGATTACCACTAGACTAATAATCCAAATtatttcctttccttttctgTGTAAAAACTGATATAAAAACTAACAAATGGGTAAGAAGTTCTCAACTGCTCATATGAAATATTAGATTTCTTCAttggttatcatctgtgatttttttgaaattttttggtgtccatttagggacgctatgaatttttgaagttaagaacttaaaaaattttctcaaacttcaaattagtatatctcgagaacgattttaaatgtgtactgggggagttagaaaataattttcttactttttttgttgtccaaaaagtatgaattttaattatttgaaatttttatcgCTGTTTTGAAAGTATttcttcatcctataaaataaacttaactatccaaggttgtccatctcataaccaacttaatttacccgatgaaacatttttgttcctttgcatcatttgaagaaaatctaataTATCAcatgcgcagttgagaaattcttacccatacctatatttatatttatatttatttatttaaaatattataaacgtTCGTTTCCCGCAGGTGGTGCTCAAGGACTTCAGCCTGACGCTCCGCCCGGGCCAGACGGTGGCCCTGGTGGGAGCCAGTGGATCCGGCAAGTCGACCATAGCCTCGCTGGTCGAACGCTTCTACGAACCCTCGGCGGGCAATATCAAGCTGGACGGCTACAAGCTGTCGGACATCTCGCCCTATTGGCTGCGCTCCAATGTCCTCGGTTTCATCGAACAGCAGCCGGTGCTTTTTGGCACCTCGATATTGGAGAACATCCGCTACGGGAGGCCGGATGCGGGCGAGGAGGATGTGTTTGCGGCTGCGCGCCTCTCGCAATCGCACGACTTTGTGACCGCCCTGCCCGATGGCTATGCGACGCATGTGGGCGAAAGGGGCACCCAGTTGAGCGGTGGTCAGCGGCAGCGCATCGCCATCGCCCGGGCGCTGCTGAAGAACCCGCGCATCCTCATCCTGGACGAGGCGACGAGCGCCCTGGACGCCACCAGCGAGGCGGAGGTGCAGAAGGCACTGGACACGGCGGTTAAGAACCGCACCACCCTGGTGATTGCTCACCGGTTGTCCACGATACGAAACGCTGACCTCATCGTCGTTCTTGACCAGGGACGTGTCGTGGAGGTGAGTTGCCCTTCGTTGAATATGCAGACATATCATAcatttaaagtaaagtaaaaaatCAGAGTTATTAGTTTTAAGTATGCAACTTTCTTGCAAACAATTTAATGTCTTTGTGTTGTATCTTTCAGACCGGCAAACACGACGAACTGATGGCCAAGCGGGGCCTGTACTTCGAGCTGGTGCGTCAGCAGGAGCGACGGGACATCCAGGAGCAGGTTCAGGCCGTGGAGGACGTGGTGGCCgccaaggagcagcagcagcagccaattGCAACGGCGACACTGAGCAGCAGTTCCGGCGGCAGGACGAACACCGCCCAAGGATAGAAGCGATCGTAGGCAAATTGATGATTCCCTGTACACTTAATTTATTAGAACGTTTTGTTTTCACTCTTTTTATTTCCAACtgaccaaaaacaaaagataacTGGTGAGAGACGCTAACGATAagtatacaataaaataaacgcTGAAGACagtattgtttttgttataaaaataaagtatttcattgacattttcaaaatattcacCGGGTTTCATCGATAAAGACTGGGGATTTAAATGTGATGTGGTGACTCGGAAATCTCTTTTTAACCGAATTTAGTCCGAATTAAACCGTAGATCAACACAAATTCCAATCGTCTTTGTACGATTTCCGGATAAAGTTAATCTAATAAAATCCACAAATTCGGCAGCTGTAAAACATAAGTAtatttgtgtaatttttttgagcatctgaaatcaaatgatcctatcttaattttcttgagagtaataatacattttcttttatcTCTACTATGCAatctatatattataatatagtGAATGTTGGTCAAACGATTTAGGCCTTATCATCATTTCAACAAAGGTAAGCGAGTAGGTCCAATCTTCGTTATGCCAGGAGCCCCAAATAATTccatttgtttttccatctGT
This window contains:
- the Sec16 gene encoding protein transport protein Sec16A isoform X8, whose translation is MLHNNAPWLPPHQQQQQQQQQAPQQHATPQQQQQQQQPHPAQQQHQQHQQLYASQMFQQQQPNYWPEDQQQQQQSLNYNNYFAGQQQQLPLQQQQQQLPLQQQQPQQPTQQQHNIQQQLYYPTHQQPQVPAPAEPALDSFDNNNSGGGGGGGGWGDWGDWNDNSNNNNSLSNEALLEPSGQLLEDSFNVQSSPGSWQAFATGNSVNNNVELPPPTDQQAASLPQQPEVGQEPELDAIVPPQAFQNQPPTSLSAFAAPPFAVVAPPAPLAGGVAPPAPLAGVVAPPTDAAGIAPPAALPPSLTPAAGNPFKRSAGLNKRVNIMASPAGGAPSPPAPAVAPLAPPVAPPPGEAHGDGFNLLAAPPVEASPGAPIPAATASLYAQPAVDNQEVLSAPNDERAQYLQTSHLSEQLGEGEADQDAGLLPPPGLSRLVLGQPELDSQQQRLVTGATEQPALDVAQAAALHMQERQADGEDTSDDGGQQVRNIQTPPRRVVTGVETNAPSLREQVLDGENLEDREAIPPPALAELPPTLSVHHNIQPDEPELQLHHINQPPQAVTPQPQQPQQPQLPLLQQQQPQQQEKKRAAAGGRRANASLDLESEDESDEFLQSERERDRERERRDLMDERQGRGRSHGHYTYDGETEDSVRGAAHHETKSLRETQHRRSNNHDSTRSRRHPAEPKAERERERERERDRERERHWRRRSNKYHSGGEDQERSYDHSRRYNNSNYDGESDNPEINHLGEGELDGGGTEGRGGGGRSSKTGRSQRRSAAEEPSFDYYEPERDRDHDRQYSRRSNKQPSSADKSRSSGGRRSYENQGRSGRPEEGRRRHQDLRNWDGGYEEYRRKSSRNSDLEKERINGGNTSGGGGGGSGGGGSGSGKRRNQYDQYGGAYDSYSMYEQMSRNPHAYADMYAKFYGQMINSMTAAAVSAAASKSGVPGGAAAAAAAIPGLVPGAVPVSAAQLVAAAAAASGGSVSGSSEAALLRERERAAAEAAPSTYGGLATAGTVTTTAVARPPRRRTPLQFNRPHLVASYAMSLLLKVKPKYAGRGRLRNDVEVAPPRIRDGTSSLLRMYPGPLQGRKLHKDKIISFCKEQIRLGPTKGCTVLYATQKSPQGSVVKYRASHALMWHLLILLLRQNGYIADTDVGDLLLENQQEYPYEPSEYEAENEPDVEAEQEAAAPGEKSVESDLDSESAAGAAAATPEETPAGGATNGGDAGAPQSPLSEQAATDKFRSYVLRGNVEEALQWATDNGLWTHAFFLALYEDRYALTDVAQKFLNRAIKANDPLQTLYQMKSCQTPACVSQLRDEQWGDWRSHLSILVTNKSRQPKYDRSSVVALGDTLFQRGDIYAAHFCYLVAQEEFGRYDSSATELTTLTANVPRLILLGSSHYKHFNEFASNEAIIMTEIYEYARSLFDPKFSIAHFQHYKFLLATRILDYGQHFRCTNYLEQIARHIELKPESYDIDFIQRVCGLAERLRYHDPILINRVSFASPPNAASKDSAAPEEKAWLRQLRSLADVQPQQEQLQLHHQVQQQQQEQNDIDQQFAEVNKQFRELNMQYDGGNLESTLQTQLPPVEQQQQPAQSEVPPPQQQYYEPPPAAAAAAAQVPAESDPYGQQQGSYYDPNAGMQHQYDPNAGIQHQYDPNTEAHHQYEHGQIEPASEAYQPAADPSAAPAGYGYDYWSGTQQPPYGDELQQQQARPAISMPKSKSYGDEDDGGAAHPGQKPTPEAAGKQQASGKQSNSGGDLGAPGNQNAGWFGGLWNKLSLKPKNQMILPDDKNPTIVWDKERKCWTNTEGGTDETESFKPPPKMSDLGMGMPPAMGMGMGMGVGMGAATNPLGSHQPAPLMDQQQQQPQPQQPPSQPQMYGSPIDYTAAPAAPEMIPTVPTPAPLPVPSPAPLAAAANPSPAANPGGPQPKLQSNMFKMQRNRTLKNSYVDVFNPSGAPMSAAPENVLAPIMAPAAVPQGGFFVPGQQ